One window from the genome of Candidatus Sericytochromatia bacterium encodes:
- a CDS encoding DUF1289 domain-containing protein: MEPASPCIRRCELSPRRDVCLGCHRTCAEIAAWSSLDAAGKRQVLARIARRTGARSHGPRE; this comes from the coding sequence ATGGAACCTGCTTCGCCGTGCATTCGTCGCTGTGAACTGTCGCCCCGGCGCGACGTTTGTCTCGGCTGCCATCGCACCTGCGCGGAAATCGCGGCCTGGAGCTCGCTGGATGCAGCGGGCAAGCGACAGGTGCTGGCGCGGATCGCGCGGCGAACCGGGGCGCGGTCCCACGGGCCGCGAGAATGA